From one Terriglobales bacterium genomic stretch:
- a CDS encoding response regulator transcription factor has product MPDKISVLLVDDHALVRRGLRLILEDAPDVAVVGEAGDGTAAVQLARELNPNVIVMDCAMPGMSGLNATRKILQESAQARILMLSMHSEDTLVRQALEAGARGYVLKNAVDLDLVAAVRRVAAGEIVLDPQVSRAAVLKGERNLGLTARELEVLQFIVDGKTAKQIATQLGLSANTVAVHRANIMNALHIHKTAELVVYAIRKGLVNLP; this is encoded by the coding sequence ATGCCGGATAAGATCTCCGTCCTGCTGGTGGACGACCACGCCCTGGTGCGCCGCGGCCTGCGGCTCATCCTGGAAGACGCGCCCGACGTGGCCGTGGTGGGCGAGGCGGGCGACGGCACCGCGGCCGTCCAGTTGGCGAGAGAGCTGAACCCCAACGTCATCGTCATGGACTGCGCCATGCCCGGCATGAGCGGACTGAATGCGACGCGCAAGATCCTGCAGGAGTCGGCGCAGGCGCGCATCCTGATGTTGAGCATGCACTCCGAGGACACGCTGGTGCGGCAGGCGCTCGAAGCCGGCGCTCGCGGCTACGTCCTGAAGAACGCCGTGGACCTCGACCTGGTGGCCGCGGTGCGGCGCGTCGCGGCGGGGGAGATCGTGCTCGATCCGCAAGTCTCCCGCGCGGCCGTGCTGAAGGGCGAGCGGAACCTGGGCCTGACTGCGCGGGAGCTGGAGGTTCTGCAGTTCATCGTGGACGGGAAGACGGCAAAGCAGATCGCCACGCAGCTCGGGCTGAGCGCCAACACCGTGGCCGTACATCGCGCCAACATCATGAACGCGCTGCACATCCACAAGACCGCCGAGCTGGTGGTGTACGCCATCCGCAAAGGCCTGGTGAACCTGCCGTGA